One Fusobacterium nucleatum genomic window carries:
- a CDS encoding ABC transporter permease has protein sequence MVKNNFINRILQILVVLFGISFFTFSLTYLSPGDPAEIMLTECGNIPTPELLEQTRVELGLDKPFAEQYCRWAGHVVHGELGKSYSLRVPVIDKIKTAFMPTLKLSLLSLTFMIVISLPLGILAALKVNKWQDYLVRAISFTGLSIPSFWLGLIFLSIFGVMLRWVTVSGGKADFKSLILPAFTLGFAMSAKYIRQVRHTVLEELNKDYVVGARMRGIKESTILIKHVLPNALIPLITLLGLSLGSLLGGTAVIEIIYNLPGMGNLAIKAISFRDYPLVQAYVLLIALIYLVINLIVDFSYKLLDKRVEGAN, from the coding sequence ATGGTAAAAAATAATTTTATTAACAGAATTTTACAGATTTTAGTAGTTCTTTTTGGAATAAGTTTCTTTACATTTAGTTTAACTTATTTATCTCCAGGTGATCCTGCTGAAATTATGTTAACTGAATGTGGAAATATTCCAACACCAGAACTACTTGAACAGACAAGAGTAGAACTTGGTTTGGATAAACCCTTTGCTGAGCAATATTGTAGATGGGCAGGACATGTTGTACACGGAGAATTGGGAAAATCTTATTCTTTAAGAGTTCCTGTTATAGATAAAATCAAAACTGCTTTTATGCCAACATTAAAACTTTCTCTACTATCCCTTACATTTATGATAGTAATTTCTCTACCATTAGGTATTCTTGCTGCTTTAAAAGTTAATAAATGGCAAGATTATTTAGTAAGAGCAATTAGCTTTACTGGACTTTCTATTCCTAGCTTTTGGTTGGGATTAATATTTCTAAGTATTTTTGGAGTGATGCTTCGTTGGGTAACTGTTTCAGGAGGTAAGGCTGACTTTAAGTCATTGATACTTCCAGCTTTTACATTAGGATTTGCAATGTCAGCAAAATATATAAGACAGGTTAGACATACTGTTTTAGAAGAATTAAATAAAGATTATGTTGTTGGAGCTAGAATGAGAGGTATAAAAGAAAGTACAATACTTATAAAACATGTACTACCTAATGCTTTGATACCTTTAATCACTCTATTAGGTTTATCTCTTGGTAGCTTACTAGGAGGAACAGCTGTTATAGAAATAATATATAACTTACCTGGAATGGGAAATTTAGCTATAAAAGCTATATCTTTTAGAGATTATCCTTTGGTTCAAGCTTATGTACTTCTTATTGCACTTATTTATTTAGTTATAAACCTTATAGTAGATTTTTCATATAAACTATTGGATAAGAGAGTTGAGGGGGCAAATTAA
- the rlmB gene encoding 23S rRNA (guanosine(2251)-2'-O)-methyltransferase RlmB: MERIIGINPVTEALLNKEKNIEKLELYNGLKGETVQKLKDLASKRNIKIFYTGKKIENSQGVAVYISNCDYYKDFDEAYEELAGKDKSLVLILDEIQDPRNFGAIIRSAEVFKVDLIIIPERNSVRINETVVKTSTGAIEYVNISKVTNLSDTINKLKKLDYWVYGAAGEANINYNEEDYPNKVVLVLGNEGSGIRKKVREHCDKLVKIPMYGQINSLNVSVASGILLSRIVNK; the protein is encoded by the coding sequence ATGGAAAGAATAATAGGTATCAATCCAGTTACAGAGGCTTTATTAAATAAGGAAAAAAATATAGAAAAATTAGAACTCTATAATGGACTAAAAGGTGAAACAGTACAAAAATTAAAAGATTTAGCTTCTAAGAGGAATATTAAAATATTTTATACTGGCAAAAAAATAGAAAATTCTCAAGGTGTAGCAGTATACATAAGTAACTGTGACTACTACAAAGATTTTGATGAAGCCTATGAAGAGCTTGCTGGAAAAGATAAATCATTGGTTTTAATCTTAGATGAGATACAAGACCCAAGAAATTTTGGAGCAATAATAAGAAGTGCAGAAGTATTTAAAGTAGATTTGATAATAATTCCAGAAAGAAATTCAGTGAGAATAAATGAAACTGTTGTTAAGACTTCAACAGGAGCAATAGAATATGTAAATATTTCTAAGGTAACTAACCTGTCAGATACAATAAACAAACTTAAAAAGTTGGATTACTGGGTATATGGAGCAGCAGGAGAAGCAAATATAAACTATAATGAAGAAGATTATCCAAATAAAGTTGTTTTAGTTCTAGGAAATGAAGGTAGTGGAATTAGAAAGAAAGTAAGAGAACATTGTGATAAACTGGTTAAAATACCAATGTATGGACAAATTAACTCATTAAATGTTTCTGTTGCAAGTGGTATTCTGCTGTCAAGAATTGTAAATAAATAA
- a CDS encoding ABC transporter ATP-binding protein, with amino-acid sequence MVRDLSKDNELILEARNVTKQFKVSKNNTLTACDNINLSMYKGKTLGIVGESGCGKSTFLRMLMNLEPISSGEFFYKGRDISKFSKDEIWESRQHIQMVYQDPGASFNPRMKVVDILTEPLINYDRLKKEDKEKKAIELLEMVDLPADFIHKYPQNMSGGQKQRIGIARALSLEPEVLVCDEATSALDVSIQKNIIELLVKLQKERDLCIVFICHDIALLQAFAHEIAVMYLGNVLEVLPGDKLKDTAYHPYTKALLSSLFSINMDFSEKITSIEGDVPSPINLPSGCVFQGRCKFVKDKCKGEKPNLESIDTKHKVACYFTKEINNL; translated from the coding sequence ATGGTGAGAGATTTGTCTAAAGATAATGAACTAATATTAGAAGCTAGAAATGTAACAAAACAATTTAAGGTTTCTAAAAATAATACTCTAACTGCCTGTGATAATATAAACTTATCTATGTATAAAGGGAAAACTTTGGGAATTGTTGGGGAATCTGGTTGTGGAAAATCTACTTTTTTAAGAATGCTTATGAATTTAGAACCAATTTCAAGTGGAGAGTTTTTTTATAAAGGGAGAGATATTAGCAAATTTTCTAAAGATGAAATTTGGGAAAGTAGACAACATATACAAATGGTATATCAAGATCCTGGAGCTTCTTTTAATCCCAGAATGAAAGTAGTAGATATCTTAACTGAGCCACTTATTAACTATGATAGACTAAAAAAGGAAGATAAAGAAAAAAAGGCCATTGAACTTCTTGAAATGGTTGACCTACCAGCAGATTTTATTCATAAATACCCTCAAAATATGAGTGGAGGTCAAAAACAGAGAATTGGTATAGCAAGAGCTTTATCATTAGAACCTGAAGTTTTAGTCTGTGATGAAGCTACATCAGCTCTCGATGTTTCTATCCAAAAAAATATAATTGAACTTCTAGTAAAATTGCAAAAAGAAAGAGATTTATGTATAGTTTTTATCTGTCATGATATTGCACTTCTTCAAGCTTTTGCTCATGAAATTGCAGTTATGTATTTAGGTAATGTTTTAGAAGTTTTACCTGGAGATAAATTAAAAGATACTGCTTATCACCCATATACAAAAGCCCTTTTAAGTTCTTTATTCTCTATCAATATGGATTTTTCTGAAAAGATAACTAGTATTGAAGGAGATGTACCTAGTCCTATTAACTTACCTAGTGGCTGTGTATTTCAAGGGCGTTGTAAATTTGTGAAAGATAAGTGTAAGGGAGAAAAACCTAATTTAGAAAGTATTGATACAAAACACAAGGTAGCTTGTTATTTTACAAAAGAAATAAATAATTTATAA
- a CDS encoding ABC transporter ATP-binding protein: MLEIKDLTIQYGEKDAVVENFSLTMQKGEIISIVGESGSGKSTVLRSIIGGLLGQGKIISGDIIFNGKSLLNLSNNEWRELRGTVISMISQDCGATLNPIRKIGSQYIEYINAHTNLNKTEAENKALSMLEKVRLPEVKNIMNSYPYELSGGMKQRVGIAMALTFEPELVLADEPTSALDVTTQAQIVKQMMELRDEFNTGIIIVTHNMGVAAYMADKIVVMQNGVVVDSGTREEVINNPKSDYTKKLLKAIPEMDGERFV; this comes from the coding sequence ATGTTAGAAATTAAAGATTTAACGATACAATATGGAGAAAAAGATGCTGTTGTTGAAAATTTCTCTCTAACTATGCAAAAAGGTGAAATTATAAGCATAGTTGGAGAATCTGGAAGTGGTAAATCTACTGTTCTTCGTTCAATAATAGGTGGACTATTAGGACAGGGGAAAATTATTTCTGGAGATATAATTTTCAATGGAAAATCACTGTTAAATCTTTCAAATAATGAGTGGAGAGAACTAAGAGGAACAGTTATTTCAATGATTTCTCAAGATTGTGGTGCAACATTGAACCCTATTAGAAAAATAGGTTCTCAGTATATTGAATATATAAATGCTCATACTAATTTAAATAAAACTGAAGCAGAGAATAAGGCTCTTTCTATGTTAGAAAAAGTTCGTTTACCTGAAGTAAAAAATATTATGAATAGCTACCCTTATGAACTCTCTGGTGGTATGAAACAGAGAGTTGGGATTGCTATGGCTCTTACTTTTGAACCAGAACTTGTATTAGCAGATGAGCCTACATCTGCTCTTGATGTTACAACACAAGCTCAAATTGTAAAACAAATGATGGAATTAAGAGATGAATTTAACACTGGTATAATTATAGTTACTCATAATATGGGAGTTGCTGCATATATGGCAGATAAAATTGTGGTTATGCAAAATGGTGTGGTTGTGGATAGTGGTACAAGAGAAGAAGTTATAAATAATCCTAAGAGTGATTACACAAAAAAATTGCTTAAAGCAATTCCTGAAATGGATGGTGAGAGATTTGTCTAA
- a CDS encoding ABC transporter substrate-binding protein, translating to MKFFTKKSFAFLMAILMMFTLVACGGDKKEETSAKTETANTDGELVIGVTSFADTLEPTEQYFSWTITRYGVGENLVRFDEHGDLQASLAEEWKVSDDKLTWEFKIRDGVKFSNGNPLTADAVKSSLERTFRKSKRAEGFFKPTSIVADGQTLKISTEKPVAILPQCLADPLFLIIDTSDNVEEYTTNAPICTGPYVLKEFIPTEYAIVERNENYWGGKAGLAKVTFKCINDQSTRALSLKAGEIGVAYNLKIENKADFEGQDDINIQELKSLRSTYAFMNQNGALKDIALRQALIRALDKKAYCENLLGGAATPGKAPIPPTLDYGFDKLVDENAYNPESAKEILAKAGYKDVDGDGFVEKPDGSKLELNFVIYTSREELKVYAQAAQANLKDVGINVNLKTVSYETLLDMRDSGNFDLLIWNVLAANIGDPENYLYENWDSRSASNQAGYKNEKVDELLDKLNVEFDPKKRKELAIEIQQLIMNDAATVFFGYETTCLYSNKKVQNLKMFPMDYYWLTKDVTVSE from the coding sequence ATGAAATTTTTTACAAAGAAAAGTTTTGCTTTTCTAATGGCAATCTTAATGATGTTTACTTTAGTGGCTTGTGGAGGCGATAAAAAAGAAGAAACTTCTGCTAAGACAGAAACAGCAAATACTGATGGAGAATTAGTTATTGGAGTTACAAGTTTTGCTGATACTCTTGAACCTACTGAACAATATTTTAGTTGGACTATAACTCGTTATGGTGTTGGAGAAAACTTAGTTCGTTTCGATGAACATGGAGATTTACAAGCTTCACTTGCTGAAGAATGGAAAGTTAGTGATGATAAATTAACTTGGGAATTTAAAATTAGAGATGGAGTTAAATTCTCTAATGGAAACCCTTTAACAGCAGATGCAGTAAAATCTTCTCTTGAAAGAACTTTTAGAAAAAGTAAAAGAGCTGAAGGATTCTTTAAACCTACTTCAATAGTTGCAGATGGACAAACTTTAAAAATATCTACTGAAAAACCAGTTGCTATTTTACCTCAATGTTTAGCAGATCCTCTATTCTTAATAATAGATACTTCTGATAATGTTGAAGAATATACAACAAATGCTCCTATCTGTACAGGACCTTATGTACTTAAAGAATTTATTCCTACTGAATATGCAATAGTTGAAAGAAATGAAAATTACTGGGGTGGAAAAGCTGGGCTTGCAAAGGTTACTTTTAAATGTATCAATGACCAAAGTACTCGTGCTCTATCTTTAAAGGCTGGTGAAATTGGAGTTGCCTACAATTTAAAAATTGAAAATAAGGCTGATTTTGAAGGACAAGATGATATAAATATTCAAGAATTAAAATCACTTAGATCTACTTATGCTTTTATGAATCAAAATGGTGCTTTAAAAGATATTGCACTTCGTCAAGCATTAATTAGAGCTTTAGATAAAAAAGCATATTGTGAAAATCTATTAGGTGGAGCAGCTACTCCTGGAAAAGCACCTATACCTCCTACATTAGACTATGGATTCGATAAACTTGTAGATGAAAATGCTTACAATCCTGAAAGTGCAAAAGAAATATTAGCTAAAGCAGGATATAAAGATGTTGATGGTGATGGATTCGTTGAAAAACCAGATGGGTCAAAACTTGAATTAAACTTCGTAATCTATACAAGTAGAGAAGAATTAAAAGTTTATGCTCAAGCAGCTCAAGCTAACTTAAAAGATGTTGGAATCAATGTTAATTTAAAAACAGTTAGTTACGAAACTCTTTTAGATATGAGAGATTCTGGAAACTTTGATTTATTGATTTGGAATGTACTTGCTGCTAATATAGGAGACCCTGAAAATTATCTATATGAAAACTGGGATAGTAGATCTGCATCTAACCAAGCAGGATATAAAAATGAAAAAGTTGATGAATTATTAGATAAATTAAATGTAGAATTTGATCCTAAAAAGAGAAAAGAATTAGCAATAGAAATTCAACAATTAATAATGAATGATGCTGCAACAGTATTCTTTGGATACGAAACTACTTGCTTATACTCAAATAAAAAAGTACAAAATTTAAAAATGTTCCCAATGGATTACTATTGGTTAACAAAAGACGTTACAGTTAGTGAATAG
- the murA gene encoding UDP-N-acetylglucosamine 1-carboxyvinyltransferase — MVEAFKIIGGKKIAGELKVDGSKNSTLPIMIATLVEKGTYVLRNVPDLRDIRTLVALLESLGLEVEKLDANSYKIINNGLSGAEASYDLVKKMRASFLVMGGMLAIEKRGKVALPGGCAIGARPVDLHLKGFEALGAKINIEHGYVEATTENGLIGGNIVLDFPSVGATENIIMAAVKAKGKTVLENAAKEPEIEDLCNFLIKMGAKITGIGTGRLEIDGVDKLTACEYSIIPDRIVAGTYIIASILFDGSIKVSGIVPEHLSSFLLKLEEMGAKFKIEGDKLEVLTKLSDLKPTKVTTMPHPGFPTDLQSPMMTLMCLVNGASEIKETIFENRFMHVPELNRMGAKIEIDSSTAKITGVENFSSAEVMASDLRAGASLILAALKANGESLVNRIYHVDRGYENFEEKFKALGANIERVKTEA; from the coding sequence ATGGTTGAAGCATTTAAAATAATTGGTGGAAAAAAAATAGCTGGAGAATTAAAAGTTGATGGTTCAAAAAATTCAACACTCCCAATAATGATAGCAACATTAGTTGAAAAAGGAACTTATGTCTTAAGAAATGTTCCTGATTTAAGAGATATTAGAACTTTGGTTGCACTCTTAGAAAGTTTAGGATTGGAAGTAGAAAAATTAGATGCTAATTCATATAAAATAATAAATAATGGACTTAGTGGAGCAGAAGCAAGCTATGATTTAGTTAAAAAGATGAGAGCTTCATTTTTAGTAATGGGTGGAATGCTTGCCATTGAAAAAAGAGGAAAAGTTGCCCTGCCTGGTGGTTGTGCAATAGGAGCAAGACCTGTTGATTTACATTTAAAAGGTTTTGAAGCACTGGGAGCAAAAATAAATATAGAACATGGATATGTTGAAGCTACAACAGAAAATGGTTTAATAGGCGGAAATATAGTTCTTGATTTCCCAAGTGTTGGAGCAACAGAAAATATAATAATGGCAGCAGTTAAAGCTAAAGGGAAAACTGTTTTAGAAAATGCTGCAAAAGAGCCAGAAATAGAAGATTTATGTAATTTCTTAATAAAAATGGGAGCAAAAATAACAGGAATAGGAACAGGTAGACTTGAAATTGATGGAGTAGATAAATTGACTGCTTGTGAATACAGTATAATCCCAGATAGAATAGTTGCAGGAACATATATAATAGCTTCTATCTTATTTGATGGAAGTATAAAAGTTTCTGGAATAGTTCCAGAACATCTATCAAGTTTCTTATTAAAACTTGAAGAAATGGGGGCTAAATTTAAAATAGAAGGAGATAAATTAGAAGTTTTAACAAAACTTTCTGATTTAAAACCTACAAAGGTAACAACTATGCCACATCCTGGGTTTCCAACAGATTTACAATCTCCAATGATGACACTTATGTGTTTAGTAAATGGAGCAAGTGAGATAAAAGAAACAATTTTTGAAAATAGATTTATGCATGTGCCAGAACTTAATAGAATGGGAGCAAAAATAGAAATTGACTCATCAACTGCTAAAATAACAGGAGTTGAAAATTTTTCATCAGCAGAAGTTATGGCAAGTGATTTAAGAGCAGGAGCATCACTTATACTTGCTGCACTGAAAGCAAATGGTGAAAGTTTAGTAAACAGAATTTACCATGTGGATAGAGGATATGAAAATTTTGAAGAAAAATTTAAGGCTTTGGGGGCAAATATAGAAAGAGTTAAGACAGAAGCCTAA
- a CDS encoding ABC transporter permease: protein MKVAKFTKGHKQLIFFLVMATIIVLIAIFAKQIAPKDPLQAVMDKPLHSPDEVNLLGTDILGRDILSRIIYGTRYSLFMTLVLVGTVFTLGTTLGLLAGYFGGIVDILIMRLADMMVSFPGIIFAIAIAGLLGPSMTNAIIAISSVTWPKYARLSRSMVLKIKKELYVEAAKLTGSKDKDILFKYILPNMVTLMLVTAISDIGALMLEISALSFLGFGAQPPIPEWGAMLNEGRTYLAKAPWLMLYPGMAIVIVVVVFNMLGDNIKDLIDIKEEDF from the coding sequence TTGAAAGTAGCAAAATTTACAAAAGGACATAAACAACTTATATTTTTTCTTGTAATGGCAACAATTATTGTTTTAATTGCTATCTTTGCAAAACAAATAGCACCCAAAGATCCTTTACAGGCTGTTATGGATAAACCTTTACATAGTCCTGATGAAGTAAATTTATTGGGAACTGATATTTTAGGAAGAGATATTCTATCTCGTATTATCTATGGGACTAGATATTCACTTTTTATGACATTAGTCCTTGTTGGAACTGTTTTTACTCTTGGAACTACTTTGGGGCTGTTAGCAGGATATTTTGGTGGAATTGTTGATATTCTTATAATGAGACTTGCTGATATGATGGTATCATTTCCAGGGATTATTTTTGCAATAGCAATAGCAGGGCTTTTAGGACCTAGTATGACAAATGCAATAATTGCAATTTCTTCAGTTACTTGGCCTAAGTATGCAAGACTATCAAGAAGTATGGTTTTAAAAATTAAAAAGGAACTATATGTTGAAGCTGCAAAACTTACTGGAAGTAAAGATAAGGATATTTTATTCAAATATATTTTACCTAATATGGTTACTCTTATGTTGGTAACTGCAATTTCAGATATAGGGGCATTGATGCTTGAAATATCTGCATTATCATTTTTAGGCTTTGGGGCTCAACCTCCTATTCCAGAATGGGGAGCAATGTTAAATGAAGGAAGAACATATCTTGCAAAAGCTCCTTGGCTTATGCTATACCCTGGAATGGCAATAGTTATAGTTGTGGTTGTATTTAATATGCTTGGAGATAATATCAAAGATTTAATTGATATTAAAGAAGAAGATTTTTAA
- a CDS encoding sigma-70 family RNA polymerase sigma factor, with the protein MEDINAILKKAQSGDNEAISLILKEYSKLLSFNAQKYYLVGAEQEDLVQEGILGLLKAIKFYDETKSSFSSFAFLCIRREMISAIRKANTQKHMVLNEALKTNAILEDSANFDDEEHNINNYKSSESNPEEAYLLKEEIEEFKKFSENNFSKFEKEVLTYLIRGYSYREIAKILSKNLKSIDNTIQRIRKKSEIWIKEEENIKR; encoded by the coding sequence ATGGAAGATATCAATGCTATTTTAAAAAAAGCACAGTCTGGGGATAATGAAGCAATTAGTCTAATCTTAAAAGAATATTCAAAACTTCTATCTTTTAATGCACAAAAATATTATTTAGTAGGTGCAGAACAAGAAGATTTAGTACAAGAAGGAATTTTAGGTTTATTAAAAGCAATAAAATTCTATGATGAAACTAAATCATCTTTTAGTAGTTTTGCATTTTTGTGTATAAGAAGAGAGATGATAAGTGCAATAAGAAAGGCTAATACTCAAAAACATATGGTATTAAATGAAGCTTTAAAAACTAATGCCATACTTGAAGATAGTGCAAATTTTGATGATGAAGAACATAATATAAATAACTATAAATCATCAGAGAGTAACCCAGAAGAAGCCTATTTATTAAAAGAAGAAATAGAAGAATTTAAAAAATTTTCAGAGAATAATTTTAGTAAATTTGAAAAAGAGGTTTTAACTTATTTAATAAGAGGTTATTCATATAGAGAAATAGCAAAGATTTTATCTAAAAATTTAAAAAGCATAGATAATACAATTCAAAGAATAAGAAAAAAGAGTGAAATATGGATAAAGGAAGAAGAAAATATTAAGAGGTGA
- a CDS encoding AAA family ATPase, whose product MKIEKVHIKNIKGIKNLELSFKKDNKILDVIVLAGVNGSGKTTILEAVKDFFNNKNINFGDIEKSNVNLKIFFEDFEKKQIEEAEKSSIDNYEHKLQDFFSALQSYEYNRKNNGEYYSYLIAKFFENPPKIIYVPANNSFEEVKTETTTLSKEYKFINTINSNVIKDIPSYIATRRNYLANIEEDLTMKEVTNKVVNEINSIFDILELDVKLKGFSKDEKTMPIFENSAGEEFDINDLSSGEKQLFLRTLSIKMLEPNNSIILIDEPELSLHPKWQQRIIEVYKKIGENNQIIVATHSPHILGSVSNENIFILYRNENGKIETKTGDELDSSYGQPVERVLKDIMGLESVRTPKIDRDIQELRKLVDKDKYNTDDFKEKYNNLLEILGSTDEDLFLIDMDVKLKQKVNSNVESK is encoded by the coding sequence ATGAAAATTGAAAAAGTCCATATAAAAAATATAAAAGGAATAAAAAATTTAGAACTTTCATTTAAAAAAGATAATAAAATTTTAGATGTGATTGTTTTAGCTGGAGTAAATGGAAGTGGTAAAACTACTATTTTAGAAGCTGTAAAAGATTTTTTTAATAATAAAAATATTAATTTTGGTGATATAGAGAAATCAAATGTTAATTTGAAGATTTTTTTTGAAGATTTTGAAAAAAAACAAATTGAAGAAGCAGAAAAATCTTCTATTGATAACTATGAACATAAATTACAAGATTTTTTTAGTGCTTTGCAAAGTTATGAATATAATAGAAAAAATAATGGAGAGTATTATAGTTATTTAATAGCAAAATTTTTTGAAAATCCACCTAAAATAATTTATGTCCCAGCTAATAATAGTTTTGAAGAAGTTAAAACAGAAACTACAACTTTATCAAAAGAATATAAATTTATAAATACTATAAATTCCAATGTAATAAAGGATATTCCATCATATATAGCAACAAGAAGAAACTACCTTGCTAATATTGAAGAAGATTTAACTATGAAAGAAGTTACTAATAAAGTGGTAAATGAGATAAATAGTATTTTTGATATTTTAGAATTAGATGTAAAATTAAAAGGCTTTTCAAAAGATGAAAAAACTATGCCTATTTTTGAAAATTCTGCTGGTGAAGAATTTGATATAAATGATTTATCATCTGGAGAAAAGCAATTATTTTTGAGAACATTATCTATAAAAATGTTAGAGCCTAATAATTCTATAATTTTAATTGACGAGCCTGAACTATCATTACATCCAAAATGGCAACAAAGAATAATAGAAGTATATAAAAAGATTGGAGAAAATAATCAAATAATAGTTGCAACTCACTCTCCACATATATTGGGAAGCGTTTCTAATGAAAATATTTTTATTTTGTATAGAAATGAAAATGGAAAAATAGAAACTAAAACAGGAGATGAACTTGATTCTTCTTATGGGCAACCTGTTGAGAGGGTTCTTAAAGATATAATGGGATTGGAATCAGTTAGAACTCCAAAAATAGACAGAGATATACAAGAACTAAGAAAGCTTGTAGATAAAGATAAATATAATACTGATGATTTCAAAGAAAAATATAATAATCTTCTTGAAATACTGGGAAGTACAGATGAAGATTTATTCCTTATAGATATGGATGTAAAATTAAAACAAAAGGTGAATTCTAATGTTGAAAGTAAATAA